Proteins encoded in a region of the Chitinispirillales bacterium ANBcel5 genome:
- a CDS encoding IS256 family transposase → MKKAVYLAIGVDSDGMRDILGLWIQQQEGASFWMAILDELKQRGVEDILIACVDGLKGFEQAINAVFPNTVVQLCIVHLIRNSLRFVYYKDKPALISDLQDIYRATNEDHAREALEALESKWKGKYPHVLKIWKNNWDLIVPCLSYPAELRKIVYTTNTIESVNKGLRRVLKTKGSFPSDQSVEKLLYLSIINIVKKWNNPILGWRLICSQLEILYEGRLRK, encoded by the coding sequence GTGAAAAAAGCGGTATATCTGGCGATTGGTGTAGATAGCGATGGCATGCGGGACATTCTGGGGCTTTGGATACAGCAACAAGAGGGTGCATCGTTCTGGATGGCAATACTCGATGAGCTCAAGCAGAGAGGGGTTGAGGATATACTGATAGCCTGCGTAGATGGACTGAAGGGCTTTGAGCAAGCGATTAATGCGGTTTTTCCTAATACAGTGGTCCAGCTCTGCATTGTACACTTGATCCGCAACAGCCTTCGTTTTGTGTATTATAAAGACAAGCCTGCCCTTATTAGTGACTTACAGGATATCTATCGGGCCACAAATGAGGATCATGCAAGAGAGGCTCTTGAAGCACTTGAGTCAAAGTGGAAAGGAAAATACCCCCATGTACTGAAGATCTGGAAGAATAACTGGGATCTGATTGTTCCTTGCCTTTCCTACCCTGCAGAACTGAGGAAAATCGTCTATACAACCAACACCATAGAGTCAGTGAATAAGGGGCTAAGAAGAGTGCTTAAAACCAAAGGGAGCTTCCCATCAGATCAGTCTGTCGAGAAGCTTTTATACCTTTCGATTATTAATATTGTTAAGAAGTGGAATAACCCAATCCTTGGATGGAGGCTGATATGTAGCCAACTGGAAATACTTTACGAAGGTAGATTAAGAAAGTAA
- a CDS encoding Abi family protein, with product MKYTKPPLTFEAQADLLLERGLIADRTTLIKRLESVSYYRLSGYLFPFRKSDDSYKSGTNFEPSVNATPLTGSYE from the coding sequence ATGAAATACACTAAACCGCCACTAACCTTTGAAGCCCAGGCAGATCTTCTGCTTGAACGTGGTTTAATAGCAGATCGTACCACTCTAATTAAGCGACTGGAATCAGTCAGTTATTACCGTCTAAGTGGTTATCTGTTCCCTTTTAGAAAATCCGATGATTCCTACAAAAGTGGTACAAATTTTGAACCGTCTGTAAACGCCACACCTTTGACCGGCAGTTACGAATAG
- a CDS encoding DUF2220 family protein yields MNKSKVNRWTTTDDIKNLLLRKWKKGDFLRETLKPTITFPMEIALKFPKGKSLSDNFGPAMEWAKMYRTTTVAQLPYTVVWSEFNFREVGRNTIPVAVQFENIENITKFLNKNRLSTVFKDASQKLLTALPKLESWVYSRPFCLLELAPVLDRLIAVVEWILRHPRPGIYIRQISIHRVDTKFIEKHKKVLGEWLDLILDSSQIYTLYSGTRYFEPRYGFLSKQPLIRFRILDSDLCINGLSDMALPADQFCRLNIDAEHVFVTENDINGLCFPSVKGAIVIFGRGYGFDYLENAQWLKQKAIWYWGDIDTHGFAILNQFRVFFPQAQSFLMDRDTLLAHRDHWVEEKVPSNARLDNLSKQETSLYEELVEDQLGKAVRLEQELVQFECVKRGLEKLVHTPISLG; encoded by the coding sequence GTGAACAAAAGTAAAGTGAATCGATGGACCACTACCGATGATATTAAAAACCTTCTGCTGCGAAAATGGAAAAAGGGCGACTTTCTTCGGGAAACCCTAAAACCCACTATCACTTTTCCCATGGAGATTGCTCTTAAATTTCCAAAAGGAAAATCACTAAGCGACAATTTTGGTCCGGCAATGGAGTGGGCCAAAATGTACAGAACCACAACAGTTGCGCAGTTGCCCTATACCGTCGTATGGAGTGAATTCAATTTCCGTGAAGTCGGTCGTAATACAATACCTGTGGCGGTTCAGTTTGAAAACATTGAAAACATTACGAAGTTTTTAAACAAGAACAGACTGAGTACTGTGTTCAAGGATGCTTCTCAGAAGCTTTTAACAGCACTTCCAAAACTCGAATCGTGGGTGTATAGCAGACCCTTTTGTCTTCTTGAACTTGCCCCGGTTTTAGACCGACTTATCGCTGTCGTCGAATGGATTTTGCGACACCCCAGACCCGGTATTTATATCAGGCAGATCTCCATTCACCGGGTCGACACAAAATTCATAGAAAAACACAAAAAAGTTCTCGGTGAATGGCTTGACCTGATTCTTGACTCATCACAAATATATACTCTGTACAGTGGGACAAGATACTTTGAACCTCGCTACGGTTTTCTATCCAAACAACCCCTTATCAGATTCAGAATACTGGACTCTGATCTATGTATAAACGGGCTTAGTGACATGGCTCTTCCTGCAGATCAGTTTTGCAGGTTAAATATCGATGCAGAGCATGTTTTTGTAACGGAAAACGATATCAACGGGCTCTGTTTTCCTTCCGTTAAAGGCGCGATTGTTATTTTTGGCCGGGGCTATGGATTTGACTATCTTGAAAATGCGCAATGGCTCAAACAAAAGGCGATTTGGTACTGGGGCGATATCGACACACACGGATTTGCCATTTTGAATCAATTCAGAGTCTTCTTTCCACAGGCACAGTCATTTTTGATGGACCGTGATACGCTTCTTGCTCATAGGGATCATTGGGTTGAGGAGAAAGTACCTTCAAATGCAAGGCTTGATAATCTCAGTAAGCAGGAGACGTCCCTCTATGAAGAGCTTGTTGAAGATCAATTGGGGAAAGCGGTGAGGCTTGAACAGGAGTTGGTTCAGTTTGAGTGTGTAAAGAGAGGTTTAGAGAAGTTAGTACATACCCCTATTTCTTTAGGTTAA